One window of the Anabaena sphaerica FACHB-251 genome contains the following:
- a CDS encoding Crp/Fnr family transcriptional regulator, producing the protein MLLDNNLLHSNNKLIAALPNSVFKRIAPHLELVSLSSGQSIYEAEESIKYIYFPEKAVISLLCVMENGSSVEVGLVSSEGMVGIPVILGDNITTLNAIVQIPDNSLRIDADIIRTEFKSGGAIQDLLLRYVKTVYLEVAQSAACNRLHTLEERLSRWLLTVSDRLNADEFPLTQEFISHMLGVRRSGVTVAAYTLSKAGLINYRRGNINILNREALEESSCECYKVIRNEYARLLNNSLQHYSD; encoded by the coding sequence ATGTTATTAGATAATAATTTACTACATTCAAATAACAAGCTTATTGCTGCTTTGCCTAACTCTGTTTTTAAGCGTATTGCTCCACATTTAGAACTTGTTTCACTCTCAAGCGGGCAAAGTATTTACGAAGCAGAAGAATCAATCAAATACATCTATTTTCCTGAAAAGGCAGTTATTTCTTTACTCTGCGTTATGGAAAATGGCTCATCAGTAGAAGTTGGTTTGGTGAGTAGTGAAGGTATGGTGGGTATACCTGTAATTTTGGGAGATAACATCACAACTCTCAACGCAATTGTCCAAATTCCAGATAATTCATTGCGAATCGATGCAGATATAATTAGAACCGAATTTAAGAGTGGAGGAGCGATTCAGGATTTGCTGTTACGCTATGTAAAAACTGTCTACCTTGAAGTTGCACAAAGCGCAGCTTGTAACCGACTACATACTTTAGAAGAGCGACTTTCTCGGTGGTTGTTGACAGTTTCTGACCGTCTAAATGCAGACGAATTCCCTCTTACTCAAGAATTTATTTCTCATATGTTGGGTGTACGTCGGTCTGGTGTGACAGTGGCAGCGTATACCCTCAGTAAAGCCGGATTGATTAATTACCGTCGCGGTAATATTAATATCCTCAATCGAGAAGCTTTAGAAGAGAGTTCCTGTGAGTGTTATAAAGTAATCAGAAATGAATATGCACGCTTACTAAACAATTCACTTCAACATTATTCCGATTGA
- a CDS encoding DUF29 domain-containing protein: MINQSFVNTQTLYDQDFYLWTKAIVEQLKEHRFNEIDIPNLIEEIESMGRSEKRELKSRLIVLLMHLLKWQYQPEKRSESWRSRITEQRIFIEALLEDSPSLQPLFTEVFADCYEKARLKASEETGIKLNLFSKESPFTLDETLNDYFLNNY, translated from the coding sequence ATGATAAATCAATCTTTTGTCAATACTCAAACTCTCTATGATCAGGATTTTTATTTATGGACAAAAGCAATCGTTGAGCAGTTGAAAGAACATAGATTTAATGAAATAGATATACCTAATTTAATTGAAGAAATTGAAAGCATGGGTAGAAGTGAAAAACGGGAGTTAAAAAGCCGTTTAATTGTGTTATTGATGCACTTGCTAAAATGGCAATATCAACCTGAAAAACGCAGTGAAAGTTGGCGCAGTAGGATTACTGAACAACGTATTTTTATTGAAGCTTTATTAGAAGATAGTCCTAGTTTGCAACCTTTATTTACAGAAGTATTTGCAGATTGTTATGAAAAAGCTCGTTTGAAAGCATCTGAAGAAACAGGGATTAAGTTGAATTTATTTTCAAAAGAATCTCCTTTTACTTTAGATGAGACTTTGAATGATTATTTTTTAAATAATTATTAG
- a CDS encoding glycosyltransferase family 1 protein, which yields MTVITALANQYYLYIRKDKKPIAWDIYDTKPPFEFSLTTYFAKVFQAIEKSSVISGLVFYVTWNEIDELPSYGQNVVVFVLGDEWYRIPKYAHKVRAVFKCVGTRSILGCNPLLHPSLLNLLTLIQFLRILVVGVPGWVNYHWHKFKNLALGKGQITPIYDIPLGYHNSKNLPIKNIESRLYDTYFSGSVIHREYPVWSLKSWLGTPKALSRKLMISTLNKFQQKHPQFKVELSITGGYHNRTSEDERSYCEIMMDTKICVVPRGTSFETTRLFEGMKYGCVLVTEALPSRWYLDGAPVIKINDWQELPGILKNLLENKELMAEMHNKSLNWWHDKCSEAVVGKYVIGKLNREFKGNLGVNLDPP from the coding sequence ATGACTGTAATTACCGCTCTTGCTAATCAGTATTATCTCTACATCCGCAAAGATAAAAAACCAATTGCTTGGGATATATACGACACTAAACCACCGTTTGAATTCAGTTTAACCACTTATTTCGCTAAAGTATTTCAGGCTATAGAGAAAAGTTCGGTTATCAGTGGTTTAGTCTTTTATGTCACCTGGAATGAAATTGATGAATTGCCATCTTATGGGCAAAATGTTGTAGTTTTTGTACTCGGAGATGAATGGTATCGGATACCCAAATATGCTCACAAGGTCAGGGCTGTATTTAAGTGTGTAGGCACACGCTCAATACTTGGATGTAATCCTCTCCTTCATCCTTCGTTGTTAAACTTGCTGACACTAATTCAGTTTTTAAGAATCTTAGTTGTTGGTGTACCAGGTTGGGTGAATTATCATTGGCATAAATTCAAAAATTTGGCATTAGGTAAAGGTCAAATTACTCCCATTTATGATATTCCTTTGGGGTATCATAACTCCAAGAATTTGCCCATCAAAAATATCGAATCTCGTCTCTATGATACTTATTTTTCAGGTAGTGTGATTCATAGAGAATATCCTGTATGGTCTTTGAAATCCTGGTTAGGGACTCCCAAAGCTTTGTCTCGAAAACTAATGATATCGACTTTAAATAAGTTCCAGCAAAAACATCCTCAATTTAAAGTTGAATTATCAATTACTGGTGGTTATCACAATAGAACTAGTGAAGATGAGCGCAGTTATTGTGAAATCATGATGGACACAAAAATATGTGTTGTTCCTAGAGGCACATCTTTTGAAACAACTCGTTTATTTGAAGGTATGAAATATGGTTGCGTCCTCGTCACAGAGGCTTTACCTTCACGATGGTATTTAGATGGTGCGCCAGTGATTAAAATCAATGATTGGCAAGAGTTACCAGGGATATTGAAAAACCTGCTGGAAAATAAGGAACTCATGGCAGAAATGCACAATAAATCTTTAAATTGGTGGCATGATAAATGTTCTGAAGCTGTAGTGGGAAAGTACGTTATTGGCAAACTGAACAGAGAATTTAAGGGAAATTTGGGGGTTAATTTAGATCCACCCTAG
- a CDS encoding DevA family ABC transporter ATP-binding protein: MQTLNSLEPVIDVQNLDHYFGYGQLKKQVLFNINITINAGEIVIMTGPSGSGKTTLLTLVGGLRSAQSGSLQILGKELCNASAKQLTQARRNHGYIFQAHNLHGSLTAIQNVRMGLEVHPKISPQEMLMRSQKMLEEVGLGERLNYYPDNLSGGQKQRVAIARALVSNPKIILADEPTAALDKQSGRDVVELMQKLAKEHGCTILLVTHDNRILDIADRIVYMEDGHLIRDGVSVMSS, encoded by the coding sequence ATGCAAACTCTTAACTCTCTCGAACCAGTAATTGATGTCCAAAACCTTGACCATTACTTCGGTTATGGACAACTCAAAAAACAAGTTCTATTTAACATCAACATCACCATTAACGCAGGTGAAATAGTCATCATGACTGGTCCATCTGGTTCAGGTAAAACCACCTTATTGACATTAGTTGGTGGGTTACGTTCTGCTCAGTCTGGAAGTTTGCAAATATTAGGTAAAGAACTGTGTAACGCTAGTGCAAAACAACTGACCCAAGCAAGAAGAAATCACGGTTATATTTTCCAAGCACATAACCTACATGGGAGTTTAACAGCAATTCAAAATGTGAGAATGGGTTTAGAAGTACATCCGAAAATCTCACCTCAAGAAATGCTGATGCGATCGCAAAAAATGTTAGAAGAGGTAGGATTAGGAGAAAGACTAAATTACTATCCAGATAATTTATCAGGGGGACAAAAACAAAGAGTGGCTATTGCACGTGCATTAGTTAGTAATCCGAAAATTATCTTAGCAGATGAACCCACCGCCGCACTTGATAAACAATCGGGACGGGATGTGGTAGAATTGATGCAGAAATTGGCAAAAGAACATGGTTGTACAATTTTACTTGTCACCCATGATAATCGGATTTTAGATATTGCTGACCGGATTGTTTATATGGAAGATGGTCATTTAATTAGAGATGGTGTAAGTGTGATGAGTTCCTAA
- a CDS encoding YgiT-type zinc finger protein: MLPIDKCVVCNGNLLETKVTEIIKGGGNTATLQVNALVCQNCGERFYHADTIRRFENIKLKLERQETQDLIPVGQSFEVA; encoded by the coding sequence ATGCTTCCCATTGATAAATGTGTGGTTTGTAATGGTAACTTATTAGAAACTAAAGTTACAGAAATTATCAAAGGTGGTGGTAACACTGCAACCTTACAAGTTAATGCTTTAGTTTGTCAAAATTGTGGAGAACGTTTTTATCATGCAGATACAATCAGAAGATTTGAAAATATTAAACTGAAATTAGAAAGACAAGAAACTCAAGATTTAATTCCCGTTGGTCAATCTTTTGAAGTTGCATGA
- the devC gene encoding ABC transporter permease DevC, which translates to MIGFIQELQRRTPLGWLQLNHHKSRLLVAVSGIAFADVLIFMQLGFQNALYDSNTTLNRAVLADIVLISPQSRNMQNMSTFSRRRLSQAADVPGVKSAEAMYIGLVTWKNPQTKRKTTVQAIAFNPEQPALNIPEINAQLDTIKLPDNFLFDRGARGDYDQVFTQIDAGKTVSTEIEKRTINISGLFKLGASFGADGTIISSDENFLRIFPRRQAGSINLGLINIKPGYEVEKVAAALKAHLKNNEDVKVLTHAEYIKFEEDYWKKESPIGFIFTLGVSMGFIVGVIIVYQVLSTDVNAHLKEYATFKAMGYNNSYLLGVIFEEAIILAALGFIPGFIVPLGIYQLARNATNLPIYMTLARALFVFILTIIMCTISGTIATGKLQSADPADMF; encoded by the coding sequence ATGATAGGATTTATTCAAGAACTGCAAAGACGCACACCGCTGGGATGGTTGCAACTCAATCATCATAAAAGTCGGTTGTTAGTTGCTGTATCCGGGATTGCTTTTGCAGATGTGTTAATTTTTATGCAGCTTGGCTTTCAAAATGCCTTGTATGACAGCAACACCACCTTAAACCGTGCTGTGCTTGCAGACATCGTTTTGATCAGTCCGCAAAGCCGAAATATGCAAAATATGTCTACTTTTTCCCGCAGAAGATTATCTCAAGCGGCTGATGTCCCAGGTGTGAAATCAGCCGAAGCCATGTATATCGGTTTAGTGACTTGGAAAAATCCGCAAACCAAACGCAAAACCACAGTCCAAGCAATAGCATTTAATCCTGAACAACCGGCATTAAATATACCAGAAATCAACGCCCAATTAGATACAATTAAATTACCTGATAACTTTCTTTTTGATCGTGGTGCAAGAGGAGATTATGATCAAGTTTTTACTCAAATAGATGCAGGTAAAACTGTCAGCACAGAAATAGAAAAACGGACAATTAATATTAGTGGATTATTTAAATTAGGCGCTTCTTTTGGTGCTGATGGAACAATAATTTCTAGTGATGAAAACTTTTTACGCATCTTTCCTAGAAGACAAGCAGGAAGTATCAATCTTGGTTTAATTAATATCAAACCAGGATATGAAGTAGAAAAAGTAGCAGCAGCATTAAAAGCGCACCTTAAAAATAATGAAGATGTGAAAGTTTTAACTCATGCAGAATATATAAAATTTGAAGAAGATTATTGGAAAAAAGAAAGCCCAATTGGTTTTATTTTTACATTAGGTGTATCAATGGGATTTATTGTAGGTGTGATTATTGTTTATCAAGTTTTGTCCACAGACGTAAACGCCCATCTTAAAGAATACGCCACATTTAAAGCAATGGGATATAATAACTCATATTTATTAGGAGTAATTTTTGAAGAAGCAATCATTTTAGCAGCATTAGGTTTCATTCCTGGATTTATAGTACCTTTAGGAATTTACCAACTAGCGAGAAACGCCACAAATTTACCCATATATATGACATTAGCTAGAGCCTTATTTGTTTTCATTCTGACAATTATCATGTGTACAATTTCCGGCACAATAGCCACTGGTAAACTACAATCAGCCGATCCCGCAGATATGTTTTAA
- a CDS encoding response regulator has translation MCSQSIHLDNLRLLIVDDDSDTRQILTLLFELEGAEIISVASAHEAIEIISNFRPDILISDISLPDEDGCSLLPKVRNLEALKDKWVPAIAMTGWASAEDQEYTLKAGFQKHLCKPINLDELVSAVTSLVNSRQYVNNLQMC, from the coding sequence ATGTGTAGCCAATCTATCCATCTTGATAACTTACGATTGCTCATTGTCGATGATGACAGTGACACCAGACAAATACTGACTTTATTATTTGAATTGGAAGGTGCAGAAATTATATCTGTTGCTTCCGCGCATGAAGCGATAGAAATAATATCTAATTTTAGACCTGACATCTTAATCAGTGACATATCTCTACCAGATGAAGATGGCTGTTCATTGCTACCAAAAGTCAGAAATTTGGAGGCATTAAAAGATAAGTGGGTTCCAGCTATTGCTATGACTGGATGGGCTTCAGCAGAAGACCAAGAATATACATTAAAAGCAGGTTTTCAGAAGCATTTATGCAAGCCAATTAATTTAGATGAATTAGTTTCTGCTGTTACTAGTTTGGTTAACTCGCGGCAGTATGTTAACAATTTGCAGATGTGTTGA
- the mutL gene encoding DNA mismatch repair endonuclease MutL yields the protein MASTIQPLPTEVVYLITAGEVIDCFGSVVRELVENSLDAGATRIVVSLWPQQWRVRVADNGWGMNFDDLQQAATAHTTSKIHSSADLWKIKSLGFRGEALHSLTTLADLEIFSRAVGINEGWRVVYGDNGEVLETEVTAIAPGTVVTVDNLFANYPARRQGLPNATQQMKTVQGIIQQIALCHPHVTYQVWQNDREWFTICPASSVGKLIPQILPQVKQGDLKEIKLEIPNPQSTITLVIGLPDRCHRHRPDWVKVAINGRMIKSPELEQTILSSFHKTLPRDRYPVCFLHLAISPDQINWNRNPAKTEIYLNEINSWQEQITEAINQALRISEANLKESVHTTRVSNLLKVSEKKGSYNFNSKNVDTNTHNYLKAVAQVSNTYIIAEHSGGMWLVEQHIAHERVLYEQICDHWQIVPVETPIILYQLSPTQVAQLERINLDIEPFGEQLWAVRTIPAMLKTREDSAEALLELSWGGDLQTAQVAVACRTAIRNGTPMSLTEMQQLLDDWQRTRNPLTCPHGRPIYLSLEESALSRFFRRHWVVGKSHGI from the coding sequence ATGGCATCTACTATTCAACCTTTACCCACAGAAGTCGTATATTTAATTACGGCTGGAGAAGTAATTGACTGTTTTGGTTCTGTGGTACGGGAATTGGTGGAAAATTCCCTGGATGCTGGTGCAACGCGCATTGTAGTTTCTCTATGGCCGCAGCAGTGGCGAGTGCGTGTAGCTGATAATGGTTGGGGAATGAATTTCGATGATTTGCAACAAGCAGCAACGGCGCATACTACTAGTAAAATTCACTCTTCTGCTGATTTGTGGAAAATTAAGAGTTTAGGATTTCGTGGTGAAGCCTTGCATAGTTTAACAACTTTAGCAGATTTGGAAATTTTCAGCCGTGCTGTGGGTATAAATGAAGGATGGCGGGTTGTTTATGGGGATAATGGGGAAGTTTTAGAAACGGAAGTAACTGCGATCGCACCTGGTACTGTGGTTACAGTTGATAATTTATTTGCTAATTATCCTGCACGTCGTCAAGGTTTACCTAACGCTACACAGCAAATGAAAACTGTACAAGGGATAATACAACAAATTGCTTTGTGTCATCCTCATGTTACTTATCAAGTTTGGCAAAATGACCGAGAATGGTTCACTATTTGTCCTGCGTCGAGTGTAGGGAAATTAATCCCGCAAATTCTCCCCCAAGTCAAACAAGGTGATTTAAAAGAAATCAAGTTAGAAATACCCAATCCTCAATCTACAATCACATTAGTAATTGGTTTACCAGATAGATGTCACCGTCATCGTCCTGATTGGGTGAAGGTAGCGATTAATGGCAGAATGATTAAATCACCAGAGTTAGAACAAACGATTTTATCATCATTTCATAAAACATTACCCCGCGATCGCTATCCTGTTTGTTTCTTACATCTTGCCATTTCTCCAGACCAAATCAACTGGAATCGTAACCCTGCCAAAACAGAAATTTATCTGAATGAAATAAATTCTTGGCAAGAACAAATTACCGAAGCTATTAACCAAGCACTCCGCATTTCTGAAGCTAATCTCAAAGAATCTGTTCACACTACGCGAGTTAGTAACTTGCTCAAAGTTTCAGAAAAAAAAGGAAGTTATAATTTTAACTCTAAAAATGTAGATACGAACACCCATAATTACTTAAAAGCGGTTGCCCAAGTCAGCAATACTTATATTATTGCCGAACATTCTGGGGGAATGTGGTTAGTAGAACAACACATCGCCCATGAACGAGTTTTGTATGAACAAATATGCGATCATTGGCAAATTGTCCCCGTGGAAACTCCCATAATTCTTTATCAATTATCCCCCACCCAAGTAGCCCAATTAGAACGTATTAATTTAGATATTGAACCTTTTGGGGAACAACTTTGGGCTGTGCGTACCATTCCTGCAATGTTAAAAACACGGGAAGACAGCGCCGAAGCACTTTTAGAATTGAGTTGGGGAGGAGACTTACAAACCGCTCAGGTTGCTGTTGCTTGTCGCACTGCTATTCGCAACGGTACACCTATGAGTTTAACAGAAATGCAGCAATTACTAGATGATTGGCAACGCACGCGCAACCCTCTCACCTGTCCACATGGTAGACCAATTTATTTATCTTTAGAAGAGTCTGCGTTATCTCGCTTTTTCCGTCGTCATTGGGTAGTTGGTAAAAGTCATGGTATCTAG
- a CDS encoding Rpn family recombination-promoting nuclease/putative transposase, which translates to MRRDSIFYKLFKQFPGLLFELVDEPPPEADSYQFESVEVKETAFRIDGVFLPPANAISQVVFFAEVQFQKDENLYFRFFSELSLFLHRHTIRYDDWYGVIIFGSRSLEPSNLKIHRSLLAGDQIRRVYLDELGDVQQQPLGLGLMLLTIKEDTEAIETAKFLLAEARKQSEAAIIDLITTIIVYKFTKLSRKEIITMLGLDLEEPRAIQEAKEEGKEEGKEEEALSIALRLLNRRLGNIPDELLSQVQGLSLAQIEDLCDVLLDFTTVADLEGWLQQQ; encoded by the coding sequence ATGCGACGGGATTCGATTTTTTATAAATTGTTCAAGCAATTTCCTGGTTTGTTGTTTGAATTAGTAGATGAACCACCACCAGAAGCCGATAGTTATCAATTTGAATCGGTAGAAGTTAAAGAAACAGCTTTCCGAATTGATGGGGTGTTTTTACCTCCAGCTAATGCGATTTCTCAAGTAGTGTTTTTTGCAGAGGTGCAGTTTCAGAAAGATGAAAATTTATATTTTCGCTTCTTTTCCGAATTATCGCTGTTTCTGCATCGCCATACTATTCGTTATGATGATTGGTATGGTGTGATAATTTTTGGTTCGCGTAGTTTAGAACCATCAAATTTAAAGATTCATCGGTCTTTATTAGCAGGTGATCAAATTCGTCGGGTATATTTAGATGAATTGGGGGATGTACAGCAGCAACCGTTGGGGTTAGGTTTGATGTTGCTGACAATTAAGGAAGATACTGAAGCAATAGAAACAGCAAAGTTTTTGTTAGCTGAGGCGCGAAAACAGTCGGAAGCAGCGATAATAGATTTAATCACGACGATTATTGTTTACAAGTTTACTAAACTAAGTCGAAAGGAGATTATAACCATGTTGGGATTAGATTTAGAAGAGCCAAGAGCAATACAGGAAGCGAAAGAAGAAGGTAAAGAAGAAGGTAAAGAAGAAGAAGCTTTATCCATTGCTCTGCGTTTGTTAAATCGGCGGTTGGGTAATATTCCTGATGAGTTATTATCACAGGTGCAGGGGTTATCTTTGGCACAGATTGAAGATTTATGTGATGTGCTTTTAGATTTTACCACTGTGGCAGATTTGGAAGGGTGGTTACAACAGCAATAA
- a CDS encoding ABC exporter membrane fusion protein yields MMRDLAFKPNSRPIIMLGTAIIVGVGGLQGYRILQEQSKTAKITQASQVSIPQIKTVTALGRLEPKGKVIKLSAPTSSQGSRVEQLLVKEGDKVKAGQVIAILDNRPRLQAAYQEAQAAVKIAQVNLEKVQAGAKVGEIEAQKAEIDRIKAQKLGDVTGQREAVARLEAQWQGETTAQRATINKLQAELKNAQVELQRYQQLYQDGAISQSLFDSKKLSFDTITQQLSEARANLNRIDSTGRKQVSEAKTALNRINSTGSKQVTSAQATLNQIAEVRPVDVAAAKAEINRSIAAAQQAKANLDQSYVKSPQNGVIFDIHTRAGEIVSNDGIVEIGQPNQMYAVVEVYQSDISKIRPQQKVKISSNSLPGELQGTVDWLAWQVKRQNVINSDPSENIDSRVVEVYVQLDKGSSDKAAKFTNLQVKAVISL; encoded by the coding sequence ATGATGCGTGATCTAGCATTTAAACCTAACTCCCGACCCATAATTATGCTGGGGACAGCGATAATTGTCGGCGTTGGAGGCTTACAAGGGTATAGAATTCTACAAGAGCAATCTAAAACTGCCAAAATAACCCAAGCCTCCCAAGTTAGCATACCGCAAATTAAGACGGTGACGGCATTAGGGAGACTCGAACCCAAAGGTAAAGTCATTAAACTTTCTGCACCTACATCTAGTCAAGGTAGCCGAGTAGAGCAGCTTTTGGTCAAAGAAGGGGATAAAGTTAAAGCTGGACAAGTTATAGCCATTTTAGATAACCGTCCCCGACTCCAAGCAGCTTACCAAGAAGCACAAGCAGCAGTGAAAATTGCTCAGGTAAACTTAGAAAAAGTGCAAGCGGGCGCGAAAGTAGGTGAAATAGAGGCGCAAAAAGCGGAAATTGACAGAATAAAAGCCCAAAAGCTCGGAGATGTTACCGGACAAAGAGAAGCAGTAGCAAGATTAGAAGCACAATGGCAAGGTGAAACAACTGCACAACGGGCAACAATTAATAAACTGCAAGCCGAACTCAAAAATGCTCAAGTAGAATTGCAACGATATCAGCAACTTTACCAGGACGGTGCAATTTCTCAGTCATTATTTGATAGTAAAAAGCTGAGTTTTGATACTATCACCCAACAATTGAGCGAAGCGAGAGCAAACCTCAACCGTATTGATAGCACGGGAAGGAAGCAAGTTAGCGAAGCCAAAACCGCTCTAAACAGGATTAACTCTACTGGTAGTAAACAAGTCACTTCAGCCCAAGCTACCTTAAACCAAATAGCTGAAGTTCGTCCTGTAGATGTAGCAGCAGCTAAAGCTGAAATTAACCGTAGTATAGCCGCAGCCCAACAGGCAAAAGCAAATTTAGATCAAAGTTACGTAAAATCACCACAAAATGGCGTAATCTTTGATATTCACACCCGTGCAGGTGAAATAGTATCCAATGACGGGATAGTGGAAATTGGGCAACCTAACCAGATGTATGCAGTAGTAGAAGTTTACCAAAGTGATATTAGTAAAATCCGTCCCCAACAAAAAGTAAAAATATCTAGCAATTCCTTACCAGGAGAATTACAGGGAACAGTAGATTGGTTAGCATGGCAAGTCAAGCGGCAAAATGTGATTAATAGCGATCCCAGTGAAAATATTGATTCTAGAGTTGTAGAAGTTTATGTACAGCTAGATAAAGGTTCAAGCGATAAAGCAGCAAAATTTACTAATTTGCAAGTTAAGGCAGTGATTTCACTATGA
- a CDS encoding DUF29 domain-containing protein — protein sequence MTAPQLALTTNTNLYDQDFYLWIETTAKQLKAGNFAEIDLENLIEEIESMGRSEKHALESNLVILLMHLLKYKYQPEKLTNSWKSTIREHRRRLTRSFKDSPSLKAYFQEVFMECYQDARKLASDETGLELDIFPVESPFNTDECLNQDFLPD from the coding sequence ATGACAGCACCTCAACTAGCATTAACCACTAACACCAATCTTTACGACCAAGATTTTTACCTGTGGATAGAAACAACAGCTAAACAATTAAAAGCAGGGAATTTTGCAGAAATTGATTTAGAAAATCTGATTGAAGAAATCGAAAGCATGGGAAGAAGTGAAAAACACGCTCTAGAAAGTAACCTAGTTATTCTCTTAATGCACCTACTCAAATATAAATATCAGCCAGAAAAACTTACTAACAGTTGGAAATCAACTATTAGAGAACACCGACGGAGATTAACAAGAAGTTTTAAAGATAGCCCCAGCTTAAAAGCCTATTTTCAAGAAGTATTTATGGAATGTTATCAAGATGCGAGAAAACTAGCTAGTGATGAAACTGGTTTAGAGTTAGATATTTTTCCTGTGGAATCTCCTTTTAATACCGATGAATGTTTAAATCAAGACTTTTTACCTGATTAA
- a CDS encoding rhodanese-like domain-containing protein, which translates to MSNLVADVNDLKSRLEWGQPAFTIIDVRDRHTYNHGHITGAISIPLDDLADRAKSSLHKERHIYIYGEHDTQAAYAAQILRSAGFNDVFAIQGGITAWKTVGGATEGV; encoded by the coding sequence ATGAGTAATTTAGTTGCTGATGTTAATGATTTGAAATCGCGTCTCGAATGGGGTCAACCCGCTTTTACAATTATTGATGTACGCGATCGCCATACCTACAATCATGGTCATATTACTGGGGCAATATCAATCCCCTTAGATGACTTGGCTGACCGTGCTAAATCTAGTTTACATAAAGAACGCCACATCTACATTTATGGTGAACATGATACCCAAGCAGCCTATGCAGCCCAAATCTTACGATCTGCTGGCTTTAATGATGTATTTGCCATTCAAGGTGGTATCACCGCTTGGAAAACCGTTGGTGGCGCTACAGAAGGTGTGTAA
- a CDS encoding TetR/AcrR family transcriptional regulator — MPKKSKKIETERLADKVDAILAGAMQEFLAHGYAAATMDRVTAAAGVSKTTVYNYFQDKEGLFTALIERLAQKKYLAVFNPEDSQFLEGEPEVVLRRLAKSILDNTNCSQELLGLVRLIIAESGRFPSLAQVFVRNVDKPALEVIAQYFTAHPELQLPDPEVAARIFKGTLIHFTIIQNMLHSQEILPMESDRLIDNLVNLMTSNKIDIHGGQYSGTRHKSPRRKRTSGGKFQADYGSESKKLRSIRLTDTAWAKLDELAQKNNLTRSEMIEVFARQGLGD; from the coding sequence ATGCCAAAAAAGAGTAAAAAAATAGAGACAGAGCGATTAGCAGATAAAGTTGATGCTATTCTGGCTGGTGCTATGCAGGAATTTTTAGCACATGGTTACGCTGCGGCGACAATGGATAGAGTGACAGCAGCCGCAGGGGTATCGAAAACAACGGTATACAACTATTTTCAAGATAAGGAAGGATTATTTACTGCGCTGATTGAACGATTAGCACAGAAAAAATATTTGGCAGTTTTTAACCCTGAAGATTCCCAATTTCTGGAAGGTGAACCGGAGGTTGTTCTGCGTCGCTTGGCAAAAAGTATTTTAGATAATACTAATTGTTCACAGGAATTACTGGGTCTTGTCAGGCTGATTATTGCCGAATCTGGACGGTTTCCCTCACTAGCGCAGGTCTTCGTCCGCAATGTAGATAAACCTGCTTTGGAAGTGATCGCCCAATATTTTACAGCCCATCCAGAACTACAATTACCTGATCCAGAGGTAGCTGCACGGATTTTTAAGGGTACATTAATCCATTTCACAATTATTCAGAATATGCTCCATAGTCAAGAGATTTTACCAATGGAGAGCGATCGCTTGATTGATAATCTGGTTAATTTAATGACTAGTAACAAAATAGATATACATGGTGGGCAGTATTCTGGAACAAGGCATAAATCACCCAGACGCAAGCGCACATCTGGGGGTAAATTTCAAGCTGATTATGGTTCTGAGTCTAAAAAGCTGCGCTCTATCCGGCTTACAGATACTGCTTGGGCAAAGTTAGATGAATTAGCACAGAAAAATAATTTAACTCGCAGTGAGATGATTGAAGTATTTGCGCGTCAAGGGTTGGGAGATTGA